A stretch of DNA from Microcebus murinus isolate Inina chromosome 17, M.murinus_Inina_mat1.0, whole genome shotgun sequence:
cactctgattttcttttgacaaaattcactcTGGCTATGGGGAAGAGATTAGAGGGGATCCAGAGTGGAGGGCAAGAAACTGGTAGGAGGCTGTTGGAGTGATCTGGCTTCGGAAAGATGTCATGACGCTGGTAGGTCAGGTCTGGGCCGGGGCTGAGAGTGGAGATGAAGGGGAAAGGATGAGCGTGCAGGCTGGGTTCAAGTTCTCTGCCGGGCCCCGTGGAGGAAATGAAAGCTACAAGGAATTACACAACCGTGTTACGCCCTTGCTTGCAAAGAATGAGAGGGTAGATTGTTTCTGGAGGCAGGAATGGAGAGTTGGTGGATTTTCTGATCCCATCCAGAAAATGCAGCTGAATGTTCCTAAACTCACTGAGGGCCAGATTCAACTTTTGAAATCTGTTTGTGGAAATCAAAGATGATGGCAGAAGCAGATGGCTGTGAAGAATGCTATGGGGTAACATGTTGTGGGTTATATTTTAACAGGATGTTTAGCGGAGCTTTTTGAGCTTCTCTGGTCCATGCCCTCCTCAGAATTCTCCATCCATccctctgtcttttctctccatGTCTATAATCTGCAACAATCTGATTTCCCCCCAGGGAAATCTACCTTCAGAGAAAAAAGTGCCCTGTGTATCTTTAGTTTTGCGAAAGAAATGTTCCAGCATAACCACACCCTGGTTGTGCTTTGCCATATCATGCAATTATAACATgccatttctttataaaattcaaGGAAACATTTCACACATGGATTCTTAGTTCATTTCCTAGAAGCATGCAGGATTCGCTATGGTTATCAACAGCTTTCTTGTTCTGAGGACAGAACTAGGTTATAATGGGGTAAAGCATCTCCCTAAAAACATCTGAGGCATAAATGAAAAGAGCTTTCAGATTCCTTAATTCCTATTTTAATAGGGCCCGATCATGCCAATATGATCATGCCATTatattatgcacattttaaatcTGTAAGCTTtcaataatttggaaaaatattgatCTTTCTTACCTAATTTTTCCCATTATCCTTGCCCATTAacattgatataaaatatttaaaataaagccaaataatgCATTTCATTAGTACCAGGATCACTTGAACACAATGATTTTCTTGCAGAAAGGTTTCACTTTATTGGACAGTATTAGTCCACtggttaaaagaaaattaaattttgtcaagAATAGTATATAAGAGGGAAATCTAAGCATGATTGAGGCAGAAGAATAAAGTTTCTGAAGAAAACCAGTTACAATTTCTTAACAATCAGTGTAATGTagttatttctagttttgttacatttatattttggtaTGTTTTATACTTGGTCTGTATGttcagaattatttatatttcattctcaTGTTAATGCTAGTTTGGGATTATTTGGGTGATATTTACATTTGTCTGTTGATACAAGTGAGAATAGatgtatttattttgggggtaggacCTGAAATATTGGCCaagtcatttattctttttttctcccctcacGAACTGTTTTAGTCTTTGAAACTTTCATGTGTTTTGGCATCATTCAACTCTCCACTGTGCTTTATTCCTTATTAAGAAACTCAGCCCTTAATTAACTTGCTGTCCCTTCATTTGAAACTTGTTCCATTTGATAACTCTTTGTTGCTTCTAGAACGGTTGGTGCAGGCTTGTGTGGGTTTCCATAACACAAAAGCcagatggattttttaaaacagataaattTAGTCTTGAATagagaactgtgaaaaaaaaaaaaaagaaagaaagaaaagaatcatttaaaaaaaaaaaccctacaaaacaaaacaaaacaaaacaaaaaaatcttggtACTGATAAAACCAGTGAGAAATCACAGATTCTCAAATTAGgggaaaagcaaaactttttcttttccttcccctcctcctcctactttttaatttgttttgggCTTAAGAATTGAAAAGATCTGTTCCCAATTAAAAACGGATCACATTTGGGTCTGAGGGGGAGTTAGCCGCCGCATGAAGTGAGTAGAAGACAGAAGGCTGTGGATAGATTGAGTCCCTTTGATAACCAACACCACTCTCTCTGTGTGCTAATTTgcagaatggggaaaatattggCATGTTGCCTTCAGAATCCCTTGGAAGAAAAGcattagaaatatgaaaacattaaaattctgTCCAAAGAGTTTACCTTATGTAACAAATTTATTAGAGAGTCTCAACATGTTATgggtataaaaatgaaacagttttATACTTATCCAGTAACAGCCTCTTCAAGTAGGATATGTTGACCCACCTTTCCTGCTGGGAAGTAACTCCCTTAACAGAAACTTGGCCAGCTCCTGTAACTTTCCTGTCACTTTCACTTGTCAGAACAgttcattttgttatttaagaCTCAGTTGCATTTATTTTGATACTTCAGTCTCAAATCAAATTCAAAGCTTGTGTCCTGTTCTCACAGTGGTGACTCTTCCAGTCTGTGACTCCAGTGGCTTGTTGAAAGTTAATGAGTCTGCTCTTCATGTTCTtacctctttcctcctctctttgaACTCCTTTCTGTAGACTTCAGACACCTCCTGGATCCTACTCTGGCCCAGCGTGGCATAGTCCACAGAGGAGGTGCAGGTGGACTGGAGCGTGCGGTGGTAGGAAGTTGTCCTGGTTGAGTTCTCCTGTAGGTTGGTTCTTTCTGCCATTGGCATTCTCTCAGTTCACGTGGCAGCCTCTGTAGATGTGGCATGTAGGTAGATGTGTTTGAGGGACAGCATTCAGCTTGGTCCCAGACCACTGTATGCTGGGGaactcccacctccaccccacaggGCAGTTGTAGCTTCACCTGGAGCAGTGACGAATGTCTCCAACTCCTCCTATCTGTTGGTCTATCCTGAATGGTTCTATGGCCCTTATTCTATCAACTTCCATGTTTCTACACATGGAGCTGTGGGAACTATCAGAGTCCTCTTCTGTATTTCCTAGGTCCACACGGACTTGAGATGAGTTGGGACTGTTCATATCTCATTTCCAGTCATATGGAATGACAAGCCCTACTGACTTAAGTTACTAACCTAGAACAATTGTCTTCAGGAATCTCTGGTCTCTAAGCAAACActattctctctgtttctctcttttaaacAAGCACTGGcaagttttattacaaaaaaatgtTGCATGGTTTACTTTCTACCAGTCTGTTCTGGCGTACTTCTAAtgacatcagaatcacctagatcAATAATAGCCAGTGTACATACTCTGTAGTATTTTCTGCCCAATTCAACATTATTGCCACTGTAGTGATGGACAATGATTTTAGCCAACATGGCGCAGTTCTCTGTTTCAGATTTCCTCAAAGCTGGGCCATTACTGGTGAGGATGACCAGTCTTGCTTTGCCTTGTCTGATCATCTTAGGAGTCTGCTTGTACCCCAGAACATACTTTCCACTTTCCTTAATGAGCTGGAGCCCAGAGTTGATAGACTCCAGCGAATTTTTctacaaagcaaatattaaacaTGGATCTGAAGGCCTCGTTTGCAACTACCGCAAAACTGGATCCAGCTTTCTGAAGCCAAGCTCCTTCATCAAACTTTTGAAGTCGAGGGCCCCAGGTCATGGAGAGGGTCTCTCAGGTTCCCTTTGGGGCCCTCCAAATGCCAGTGGGCATGCTATTGCCTCAGTAGGCTCAGATCTGTGCACCCTGGCTGAGACTAGTTTCTCTATGTGAATCATGGACAATATTGTCTACACTCAGGTATGCACCTCCCAAAAGACTCCAGGTGACCTGTATCAAGCACACACCCTTCTCTCCTCTCACCTTTGCAGGCATCGGGAAATGAAAAGGATCACATGCCACATTCCGCAATTCCTCGTATGCTTTCTCAATGCCCTACTCCTGGGGCTGCATCAGAAAAGACCTTGACATCTGCAGCTCAGCGTGTCTCCAGCCTGTCTGCCTGTCTTAGAGTCACCTTCAGTATTTATTCATGATTCTCTTGGAGACTGCCTTATTTGGttttgaggagagagagaggcaccATCCACAACTACAAAGAACTGAAGGAGAAGTCTTTCTTTACTAACATGGATTTCACCAAATGCTGGTTCCCACCCTCCCATCTCCAAGTCAGTTGTCTCCTTAATTTGATTGGGAACAGTCCAGAGATAGAGTCTCAGCAAATCCTGATGGGGAGGTGTTTATCACCAACAATTTCAAGTTCACCTTTGGACTTTGACCATGGTTCTGGGACAGTAGGAAACATCTCACTCTACAGCCTATTATATTGGTGTCATTCTCTGTAATTTATGTCTTCATCTGAACTCACCAAACTCTTCCTGGTGTTCTTTTCCCCATCCTATGCTGACTCAGACTGCCGCTGTGAGTAAGGTAGCAGCCCAGGCTTATGGGCTAGGCTCCTAACCCTAGCAAGTCATCCAAAAAAACATGCCCCACAGGCCACAAGCAGGATAGTATGACGTAAGGGAAAAGACAGTCATAATATACATCTAAACTCTGGCTGTGGGTCTGTGACTGACCCTCTGTGACCATAATCTCTTTGGCCCTCTAGAAATTTGTTCCTCATTTCTAGAACAAAGGTTTGGACTACATGAATAATTTTCAACCATCTTTTTAGTAGTAGAATCCATTTTTCTCCCAAATTGGCTGCTAAAACCTAGTTCCTCCTTCATTCCCAGCTATAGACCTTAAGACATCTATTTCATGCCCTAATGAAATATGGGGGCTCCATAGTACAAAGTTTGAGACCTACTGCTGTAGAATATCAGGTCATTCTCCTTCAAACTTTAAGATTCTTTTTGAGTATAGTTGGCTCTACAAACACCGAGCCTGATGTTAACAATCaactttatgttttcatttatctgccTTTCCAAATGTCACCTGCGTATTGGTTTGTCTCATGATCAATAAGGCTATTTCCTTGTGTATTTTCAAATTGCTGTGgatgcaaaagagaaaatgatggtATTTATGTCTACTCCATATTTTGCAAAGTTAATGCTTTGAAAACTGCTGCTGTCGTAGCACTATCGGAGCGTTTCCCAGGGAGCTGGACACCAGTCTCTTGGGATGCTCTCTGAAACAAAAAGCTTTGTgatcagaaaactgaaaaatgtagCATTCCATGTCTTCCTCTTGGAGATTTATTAAGGGCTCAGAGAAGTTCTGTAGCAAAGCAAGTTGTTTAACTTTGTTTGACCCAGTATTTCCCAAACATTTGACCACAGAACCATTGTTTTACCAGGTACCATTTATCAACATCCCCTGGAAACTGTGCTCCTTCCAATACAGTTTGCAAATTCActgcctggggggggggaggtgtcaACCtgttttttctgtaaagggccagatgatGAGCACTACAGGATCTGTAGACTTCATTGACTCTGTCCCAACTACTCAACTTTGTCCTTGTAACACAAAAAGCAGCCATAGACTTATctaaacaaatgggtgtggctgtatcctaataaaatcttatttacGAAAACAGGCAGTGGTatggatttggcctgtgggctgtggTTTGCTAACCCCAGTTCCTCCATTAAACAAGGGAGATTTATTCTGAGTAAGGAAGATAGAATCTCAAATCATGAAATAATAGCTTAGATCTTTGCTAAGTACTTACTAGAATTTTGCTGAACTTTGGAGACTAAGCCACTGAAGATATCAGTCTTTTCCTGATCATCCATTGAGAACTAGAGCAGGTAAAGTGACTCATTTGGTACTTTGTATTGTAGCAGTTATTTATCTGGCTGTGAAAGCTTTGCCCAGCTCAGGATCTATTGCTAAACCTCAGTGAGTGTCACTGAGATCAAAGACAGACAATGAGAAATGGGGCAATGGAAACAACTGCTCAGTATGGACTCAATTACTGTATCTGAAATGAGCCGTCTATATTTTTCATGCTCACAGAAGTGTTATAAATATAATCAGCGGCATTCAGATGATCCTGACCATTTTCTGAATGGTTAACCATAATTAAAtactgtattagttatctatttctgcataacaaattactcttAAAAACTTGGCGGCTTAagacagtaaatgtttattatgtcACAGTTAGTGTGAGTCAGGAATCTCGGTGGCTTAGCTGTTAGCTCTTAGTCCTTGGCTCAGGATCGTCACTAAGGTGTTGACCAGGGCTATGAGGGCTCAGCTGGGGGAGAACTACTTGCAAGCTCACTCACATGGTAGACCGCAGGTTCTCAATACATCAGCTCTTGTCACCTGGGCGTGTCCCTAGGGCTGTTCACAACATATGAGCTGGCTCTCCCCAGAGGAAAGGCTCAGAGAAAGGGGCCAGGGAAGGCAACCAAGACAGAAACCAAAGTGTTTTTGTAACCTAACCTAGGATGTGGCACATCTCTTTCACTATATGCTACTTGTTAAAAATATGTCACTAGTTCCAGCCCACTCAAGGGAGGGGACACCACAGAGGTGTAAATACTAGTGTTTCTTGGTAGAGACTGACTACTACATATACTAAATTCATAAAGGTATTTTTACTATTTCTCTGTGGGATGAGGGTTTAAAGTCTTGAGTAGCACAGGAAGCCTTGAGTAGCACAGGAAGATGCCACAGCCATAGTGAAAGCATAGTGAAAGCCAAGCGAAAACACATTGGGCTGTGTTTTTAGGAGGGCTCGTgatgagaggaagagagaagagataaAGTATGTGTGTGGCGaggtggtgggagtgggggtggggaagaaatgaaagacaagGGGAGAGTTATGCAGGCATTTTCTTAGAGTAACGTGTCCTCATTTGGAAGGATGGGAGCAGAATGAAAGCTTCCTGAAAGAGACATGGCTAGTGGattccttttaaaacttcttcCCATCCCCACTGATTCCTCAACTCTCTGGGTTAAAAGGTATCTCACAACCTCCAATCATTCACACACATTTATCACCCAGTGAATTCAATCtcttatttccaaaataattggatgaagttttataattttgattgtcccattggccaaaaaagaataaagagaaaaatcagtaaatCGGCTTCATACTAGCTACTGCAAGGGCTACAATTATATTTCTCCTGCCTTTGAAGATCTTAATTTCAATTTTGGAAACAAGACAAACATATGGAAACAGTTAtgttaaaatgaaagatttaaataacAGTTCAAGGTAACAATAGAAGGAATATCATAAGGTGGCATATGATTAATTACCAGCTGAATTATATAGAATTCATTCCTCTTGGAATTCAGGAGAGGGAGACCGATCATTGTGAGTGAGGTGATTGGGGAACATATTGTGCAGCAAACGAGCGGGATttggagagggagaggaaagtgAGGGCATTCCAGGTGGATGGAATGGTGTGAGTCAAAATAAGAAGGTAAGACAGGTGTTTCGGGGGAACAATGAGTTAACCAGTTTGGAGAGTGGGTTTTTGGAGGCGAGTCTTCTGAAACAAGGTAAATGGTAAGTCAGACAGCCATGCAGGAACAGGTTGAGTTTAATTATCTAACCTGTGCTTGGTCCCTGAGGCAGATGGCTTGCCAACAAACTTGCATGAATTACCCTCTATTAGAATTTTCAAAAAGGGGTAAGTTCCAGGTTGATTCACTGAACATCTTGGGCTCACATTCCGTGCCTGTCTTTTAATAGCAATCGGTGGCAAATGGAAACAGTACCTATGCTTTGTCTCCATGGCAGCGACTCAGAAAAGCCTTGATGGCACCCAGCTGAAAGAGACGGGATTGTTGTCACTCCCCACGGAAGATGAGGAGGCGATAAAGGGAAGGAACGTGGCTGTTGCTTCAGGAGACTGCTGGGATTAGGGAGATGGGTTGCCCAGACACTAGGAGATCTCAGCCGAAGTACAGTTGCAAGCAAAATTCAGTGTTATCAAGGCATAAAGCGTCAAAGTTAGGACAGCAACAAAAGGGGACGCTGAGCCCCACTTTTTTTCACATTCTGCTGGCTTTAAGGCAGAGGGGACTTTGAACCAGGAAAAAGGGTCATGGAATCTTCAGAAAAGATCTATTAAGAAATCCCTAAGTAGATAGGATTCGATTCAGTACCACACCCTCCAACTTCTTACCTGTTACTTAAGCTCTCTAAGTGCTGCCTGCTCATCTATCAAATAGGAATAACAGTATTGTATATTATACTACAATCTCAGtgttgctttaaaaattcaatgagtCCACGCATGTAAAATGTTTACAAAGTGACTCTTAAAAAGTTCTCAGTAACTGTTAGGTACTGCTGTTGTTGCGGCTGCCCTTATTCTATTCTTTTCAGCCTCTCCATATCTTTAATGGTCACAAAGGCATGTCACAAGGAAATAGGTGGtgaaattattgttttcttttagatttaGGTCACTTTGAAATGATCCTAGAAGGGTTTAACACTTAAATGTCTCTGGGGTTTAGAATGTCAGAAGAtgtttctcctccctcctgtcttttcctcctccctcccctctgttcCTTCTTCTGTCCTCCCTGCAGAAAGCCACCCTTTGAATGCCTTCTCTGTGCCGGGTGCTTTGTGAAGCATTGCTAGCATTTCTGGGCTCTGGACCTGCAGCCTTGAACAAGGCCAATAATTAATTCCTGGTTTCTGGGAGGTTAAGTGATTGTGTTCAGGTGTAGGTTCAGAGAAAGTAAGTTAGTAGCACCTCTTATTAGAGGGGGGGAAAAGGGAAGattttaatttaagaagaaagaagacaagaaTATGAGCCCAATGTGTGCAGCTTGGGAGTAAATTCCAGTTGTGTGTCTGGAGCTGCAGGGGGGCAGTGACGGGTGTCCACAGGGGCTGGCTGGCCAGTGAACAGGCAGCACAGGGCTCAGGACCAGGCTCCTGATGCAGGGCAGGTGTGCAGACAGCAACAGCACCCCGATGGCTCAGCATGAAGCCTCACTTCTATACGTGGCCTGCCCTTCCAACCCCATCAGCTGCTAAATCATGGGGAGGAAGGCCCCATCTTCTTCTAATTAGTATTCTATGGTAGTATGGTCATGACTCCTATTTCATGTCTTCTGACTGGCAACAATGTGCTAAGTGCTCTGCAGACCACAGCATTAAGCATGGCTGTTGGCCGTTATGCAATGGGCTAAAATATTAATTCTCCAGACATGAgctccccagggaggctgaggaaggctcTGACGGCACCAGAGCAGACACCAAGATGACAGCTCATCCCTGCCGGCTGTGGTGTCTTTGACTTCAGCCTCTGTCCAAAGGACCCTCCCCACGTTTGCCCCAAAGAACACTGATGTCTGACACCtcaggaaaatgttttcaaaatatgtagGCATTGACAAAATACCTGAAAGTGTTTAAGGAGTCAATTTGTTTGAGATATCCAAGATAGTCAAGATGACTTCAGTGAGAAGGGACCTCACAATAAATTATGACCAAGAATAGCTGGGATATCGCATTTCCCATTTTGCCAGTATGCCAGTGGAGTAGGTAGGAGGCTAGCGCTGGCATGAGCTCAGCCCTGGCTTCAGCCAGCATTGTTGGCCTCCCAAATTAGCAGCGAGTATCATCAAATATATGAACTGGGAGGAATTCCAGAGGGACCAAATCATTGCTCCCCAAATAGATGGAGAGAGGATGTGGTGAGGGGTCAGAAGGGAAGAGGACGGGCACAGGAAACCTTTGTGGTGTCATTTCTGTCCCCAAACAGGATGCCGGAAGGAGAGGGGTCAAAGCAACAGGAAGTCTCGCATCACGGTACAAAACGATACCAAGACTGATTGGATTTTAATTGTTTCATTCTTTAGGGCAGGTGCTGCATGATCACTTAGCCACTGGATCTCTATTGTGTTATGTTttgtaaaacttatttttaatttaaagtcaatAAATGAAAGGTTGAACAAACAAAGGTAGGAGGTGCAGTCAAGGAGGAGCTTATTAAAGTATATGATCCAAAAAAACTACAGAAAGGTTGGAGGACTTTTGTGTAGGTCTCTCTCAAGGCTAAATTTCCCACTGGAAATGTAGTTTCTGGCTTTTGGCCCTACCCAGATTCTCTGAGGTTCCAGTTTTACTAAACCACCTTCCCTGGAGGAGCTTATCTGATAACCTCTGTCCACTCCCCTGGtgatatgtatattaaaaagacTCTTCAGTAGGCAAAAGAGATGGAGTAGACACTCCCTGTATCTTCTGGGCTGCCTGAGGTTCCCCTCCACCATACAATTCATGATGCTTTTGGCTTTTGATTAGCGTTACAAAATTAACTGTTCAACTTAGGCTACTCTCTTCTAAAGTCTAAGGGACAATTGACAGACTTGCCCCCCTAAATCTAGGAAGAAACTATGGAATGACATATTTCTTCAGCAAATGGATTTACCATGGAAGTTCTCAGTCTGTATCTACTAGGCAGAAAGAGCTTATGTTATAATATTCAGACTTAGATGTCCCCACATATGAGAGAGTAGGGGGTTAAATGGTATATTTTACAAACATGCTCTTAGAATAAGGAAAGTTCCCAGGATCTGAAAATGTTCTCCCAGACTGATGCAGCATTGTGCTCCAAGTTCCTGCAAGTAGCTCCCAAACTCTATCTGAGGTCTTTGTAACAACCTGCATGGTgccctgggtgtgtgtgtgggggtagcTATCTACCATTGGCCTGATGGCTTGGATTTCAGTTATTGAAATCTAGTCCAGGGAACCTACTTTAAGCCACCTTCCATCTGGACTTTCCTGCACCCATATTCTCCCATCACTTCAGGGCTACCTTAAACACTGGGACAACAAATTGCTGAGTGCTGGCATGACATGAGATGAGAAATGATGAGCTCTCTTAAATGGATGgtgactccccccccccccaggaaagCAGGTCTAGCCACTCAGCCCCAGAAGTCCAGCTTGGCCATTTTTTGAGAATAAGAATAAGGTATCTAGACTGCACTCTCAGATCAGGTTGATGACATAGatttgagaaggaaaaacatcatttatttattcacttatttattaattcaccAAATACCTATTAGATACCCACTGTGGGCTAGGAACTCTGCTAGATGCTGGGAAGACGGGTTAACAAGACAGACATTTGTCAGCCCCCACGTATAAAATACAATGAACTAATGGAACAATTTTCAATTATGACATGTGCTCTGAAGGTGACCAGCCAGCAACTGAGATGGTGGAAGGAATCCTTTAGCTGGGTGTTAAAGGCCTATTTGAAGAGGTAACATTTAAcctgaaagggaaaagaaagaattttcttggggaaaaaagaggagagaggagagagacactATCTGCTTGGAGAATAAATAGCACGTGCGTGGCTTTGAGCTGGGACAGAGCTTGAGAGCTCCAAGGACTGGAAGAAAGAAGCCCAGCAAGGCTGAAGGGTTGTGACCCAGCGAAAGAAGAGCCAAGATTGGGAAGAGAAGCAGGACAAGCATCAAGGATGGCCCTCAAGGCCAGAATGGGAAGTTCTCACACTCCTCATGTGGCAAGAAGCTATTGAAGAGTTGTGAATAGGgcttattaaatgaatgaagggGAGTGACAGCATACAATTAATATCCTTTCACTTGTGTTTCTCTGTGAAAAATGGATCAGGGAAGGGAGACGAGCAGCAGAGAGACCAGCTGGGAACTGTCACTATAATCTAGGTGAGGGGGATGGTGACTGGACCATCACTTGGCctggagatggagagaagtgaTGGAGCTGACTTAAATCAACCAGGAGCTTGATCCAAATAATGCCAAATGGTTTTATTGTCATCTCTTCATGTTTCACATCCAGATCATTTCTGCataaaaacatagggaaaaaattagaggggaaaaaaacaattaagggGTAAAATGTTAATATGAAACAGTAAAATTCTACAccaattgatttaaaaatattttcctgaaatatttcaagatttttttcaaaggaatTCCTGTATGAATTATTGAAACCACtggtatttgcttttggggtggTGTTGCTTCAGTCAAAATGGCCTGCGGGCTTATGTAAGAAAGCGAGTTCTAAGTCAACCCAATGTGGAGAAAATCTGGAGTTCTGGTATGGACATCTTTTCAAGATGCTTCTAGTTTTAATTACAAATTGATTTACAAATGGCATTGTCTGGTATGGTTGTTTAAACATCTGCTAAATCTTAAAAGCTATTTTTCATGAAAGTACAAAGAAAACTTGATCCAGGATCATGGAAGTTTCCAACTCATATATTCTGATGAAGACAGACAGATTTTCTGTGGACAATTGTTGAACCACACCTGACCTTGGATCCTGTGGTGTCTGCCCTTCTCAATGTCCTTCTCTACCTAGTTTGGTTTCCCCAAGTCTCATCATATTCAGAtgttaatacaaaatattatcatagGTCCTTTAATAACCTTGATAGTGTCGCGGGCTTTTAGACTTTTAGAGGTATCTTTCATGGTTTGTGCTTGAAAGACTTTTAGAGGTATCTTTCATGGTTTGTGCTTTGCCTGGAAAGGAAAAGTATCTTAGATTAAAGTTTGAAACCCTTAATAACATGGAACATCACACAAATGATACTTTTCTAAATGAGAAATTTTGAGGTCAAAGGTTATCCACTGgcttagatttttatttacttttcatgttATTCTTTGTCTACTTTGTTGAGCTATCTAGGTCAAAACCTAAAGGTAGTGCATTTAAATTTTAAGGCTTCACATTTATGTCTACTCATATCACTACTATTATGGCTAATGACTTAATGActcaatttttgtcaattttaccATAGAATTGTCTTGGAATTGGTATATATAATGCAAACTCCAATCTTAAGTGTGGATCATAACACTTGTTAGTAACTAGTTGCCTCTTCTTTGCTCTGAGATAGAATCTAATTGGTTCTGTAATCTTTCTCCCTATTGGCCAAAGCTTTTATTTCAGGCCTCCTCATAGGACGTTGGCCAACCAGTGGATTGTTTGTCTTTGGTCAGGTGCCCATTCTGTGGGCACCCTCCAATTAGCTGAGGCCAAAATATAGCAGAGAACCATGGCCAAAGAATGGGTGAGGAATCTGCTAAGGCAGCCTTGCCCAGCAGAAGCTATAGACAGGAGTCCACAGAAGGGTTTACAGTTGCAACAGGTGTTCCAAGGCTTAGCCCATGCCATGTATGATCTAAGAATAATTTATTACCAAAGTAGCAAAAGCACTTTTTGTAAATAACCTCTGACGAATGTTTTTTCATTGACATGTAAGCAGTACAATGAAGCTCCAGGAACAGAAAGGATTCTGAATTagcaataaaaaattcaaatcaaagacttaTATAACTGTCTTATGAATAATTTTAGGTAACAGGCTTGAAATAAATTCTGCTAATCTGTTGAAAAAAACAGTTGAATATTGTTTAAAGGGAAGAGTGCTTGTCTAGGAATCCGGCAGCATGGATTGTTGTGGCTTTGAGACTCTCCATGTGA
This window harbors:
- the LOC142861603 gene encoding large ribosomal subunit protein eL30-like, encoding MPAKKNSLESINSGLQLIKESGKYVLGYKQTPKMIRQGKARLVILTSNGPALRKSETENCAMLAKIIVHHYSGNNVELGRKYYRVCTLAIIDLGDSDVIRSTPEQTGRK